A window from Citrus sinensis cultivar Valencia sweet orange chromosome 3, DVS_A1.0, whole genome shotgun sequence encodes these proteins:
- the LOC102613192 gene encoding NAD-dependent malic enzyme 62 kDa isoform, mitochondrial isoform X1, with protein MSNQIRASSSLIRRLKQQMSNPAVLIQTRSFTPSEGQRPVIVHKRSLDILHDPWFNKGTAFSMTERDRLDLRGLLPPNVMSTDQQIERFMVDLKRLEVQARDGPTDPNALAKWRILNRLHDRNETMYYKVLIANIEEYAPIVYTPTVGLVCQNYSGLFRRPRGMYFSAEDRGEMKSMVYNWPAEQVDMIVVTDGSRILGLGDLGVQGIGIAVGKLDLYVAAAGINPQRVLPIMIDVGTTNEKLLKDPLYLGLQEHRLDGDEYVSVIDEFMEAIFTRWPNVIVQFEDFQSKWAFKLLQRYRYKYRMFNDDVQGTAGVAVAGLLGAVRAQGRSMIDFPKQKIVVAGAGSAGLGVLNAARKTMARMLGNNESAFDSARSQFWVVDAKGLITEDRENIDPDAKPFARKVNEISRQGLWEGASLVEVVQQVKPDVLLGLSAVGGLFSKEVLEAMRGSTSTRPAIFAMSNPTNNAECTPEEAFSIVGDNIIFASGSPFKDVDLGNGHIGHCNQGNNMYLFPGVGLGTLLSGSRIISDGMLQAAAECLAEYMTEEEVVKGKIYPSISSIRNITKEVAAAVVKEALEEDLAEGYRGVDARELQRFNQEELLEFVELNMWHPEYPTLVYRNE; from the exons ATGTCAAATCAGATCAGAGCATCGTCGTCTCTGATCAGACGGCTCAAACAACAAATGTCGAATCCAGCGGTGTTGATTCAGACAAGATCGTTTACTCCAAGTGAAGGACAACGTCCTGTTATTGTCCACAAGCGTAGTCTTGACATTCTCCACGATCCTTGGTTTAATAAG ggAACAGCGTTTTCCATGACAGAACGTGATCGCCTTGATCTTCGAGGACTGCTCCCTCCCAATGTTATGTCTACTGATCAACAAATTGAACGCTTCA TGGTTGACTTGAAGAGGCTTGAGGTGCAAGCAAGAGATGGACCGACTGATCCAAATGCTCTGGCCAAGTGGCGAATACTTAATCGATTGCATGACAGAAATGAGACAATGTACTACAAG GTTTTAATTGCAAATATCGAGGAATATGCGCCAATCGTCTATACCCCAACTGTAGGTCTTGTTTGTCAGAACTACAGTGGTTTGTTCAGAAGACCTAGGGGCATGTATTTTAGCGCTGAAGATCGTGGAGAAATGAAGTCAATGGTTTATAACTGGCCTGCTGAACAG GTTGATATGATTGTTGTTACGGATGGAAGCAGAATATTGGGTCTTGGGGATCTCGGAGTTCAGGGTATTGGAATTGCAGTTGGGAAGCTGGATTTATATGTTGCTGCTGCAGGCATAAATCCACAAAGG GTACTTCCTATCATGATCGACGTTGGAACTACTAATGAGAAGCTCCTGAAAGACCCTTTGT ATTTGGGGTTGCAAGAACACCGTCTTGATGGTGATGAGTATGTCTCAGTCATTGATGAATTTATGGAAGCAATATTTACCCGTTGGCCCAATGTGATTGTGCAG TTTGAAGATTTCCAGAGTAAGTGGGCATTCAAGCTGTTACAGCGTTATAGATACAAGTACAGAATGTTTAACGATGATGTCCAG GGTACAGCAGGGGTTGCAGTAGCTGGTCTTTTAGGAGCGGTGAGGGCACAAGGGAGGTCAATGATTGACTTTCCAAAgcaaaaaattgttgttgctGGGGCTGGAAG TGCAGGATTGGGTGTTCTCAACGCTGCAAGGAAGACAATGGCAAGGATGTTAGGAAATAATGAATCTGCTTTTGATAGTGCACGGAGTCAATTCTGGGTAGTTGATGCCAAG GGCCTTATAACTGAGGACCGTGAAAACATTGATCCAGATGCAAAGCCTTTTGCTAGGAAGGTCAACGAAATCAGTCGCCAAGGACTATGGGAAGGCGCTAGTCTTGTTGAAGTG GTACAGCAAGTGAAACCTGATGTGCTTCTTGGATTATCTGCAGTTGGAGGATTGTTCTCAAAAGAG GTTTTGGAAGCCATGAGAGGTTCAACTTCAACTAGACCTGCCATCTTTGCAATGTCAAACCCCACAAATAATG CTGAATGCACCCCAGAAGAAGCATTTTCCATTGTTGGTGacaatattatatttgcaAGTGGAAGCCCATTTAAAGATGTTGATCTTG GAAATGGTCACATTGGGCACTGCAACCAGGGGAACAATATGTACCTCTTTCCTGG TGTTGGACTTGGTACTCTTCTATCTGGTTCAAGGATCATCTCTGATGGCATGCTACAGGCTGCAGCAGAGTG CCTAGCTGAATACATGACTGAAGAGGAGGTCGTCAAGGGAAAAATATACCCTTCTATATCTAG TATACGGAATATAACAAAGGAGGTAGCTGCAGCTGTGGTGAAGGAAGCTCTGGAAGAGGATCTTGCAGAAGGTTACCGTGGTGTGGATGCTCGAGAGCTCCAGAGATTTAACCAG GAGGAACTTTTAGAATTTGTAGAGTTGAACATGTGGCATCCAGAATATCCAACTTTGGTTTATAGGAACGAATGA
- the LOC102613192 gene encoding NAD-dependent malic enzyme 62 kDa isoform, mitochondrial isoform X2 — protein MSNQIRASSSLIRRLKQQMSNPAVLIQTRSFTPSEGQRPVIVHKRSLDILHDPWFNKGTAFSMTERDRLDLRGLLPPNVMSTDQQIERFMVDLKRLEVQARDGPTDPNALAKWRILNRLHDRNETMYYKVLIANIEEYAPIVYTPTVGLVCQNYSGLFRRPRGMYFSAEDRGEMKSMVYNWPAEQVDMIVVTDGSRILGLGDLGVQGIGIAVGKLDLYVAAAGINPQRVLPIMIDVGTTNEKLLKDPLYLGLQEHRLDGDEYVSVIDEFMEAIFTRWPNVIVQFEDFQSKWAFKLLQRYRYKYRMFNDDVQGTAGVAVAGLLGAVRAQGRSMIDFPKQKIVVAGAGSAGLGVLNAARKTMARMLGNNESAFDSARSQFWVVDAKGLITEDRENIDPDAKPFARKVNEISRQGLWEGASLVEVVQQVKPDVLLGLSAVGGLFSKEVLEAMRGSTSTRPAIFAMSNPTNNAECTPEEAFSIVGDNIIFASGSPFKDVDLVC, from the exons ATGTCAAATCAGATCAGAGCATCGTCGTCTCTGATCAGACGGCTCAAACAACAAATGTCGAATCCAGCGGTGTTGATTCAGACAAGATCGTTTACTCCAAGTGAAGGACAACGTCCTGTTATTGTCCACAAGCGTAGTCTTGACATTCTCCACGATCCTTGGTTTAATAAG ggAACAGCGTTTTCCATGACAGAACGTGATCGCCTTGATCTTCGAGGACTGCTCCCTCCCAATGTTATGTCTACTGATCAACAAATTGAACGCTTCA TGGTTGACTTGAAGAGGCTTGAGGTGCAAGCAAGAGATGGACCGACTGATCCAAATGCTCTGGCCAAGTGGCGAATACTTAATCGATTGCATGACAGAAATGAGACAATGTACTACAAG GTTTTAATTGCAAATATCGAGGAATATGCGCCAATCGTCTATACCCCAACTGTAGGTCTTGTTTGTCAGAACTACAGTGGTTTGTTCAGAAGACCTAGGGGCATGTATTTTAGCGCTGAAGATCGTGGAGAAATGAAGTCAATGGTTTATAACTGGCCTGCTGAACAG GTTGATATGATTGTTGTTACGGATGGAAGCAGAATATTGGGTCTTGGGGATCTCGGAGTTCAGGGTATTGGAATTGCAGTTGGGAAGCTGGATTTATATGTTGCTGCTGCAGGCATAAATCCACAAAGG GTACTTCCTATCATGATCGACGTTGGAACTACTAATGAGAAGCTCCTGAAAGACCCTTTGT ATTTGGGGTTGCAAGAACACCGTCTTGATGGTGATGAGTATGTCTCAGTCATTGATGAATTTATGGAAGCAATATTTACCCGTTGGCCCAATGTGATTGTGCAG TTTGAAGATTTCCAGAGTAAGTGGGCATTCAAGCTGTTACAGCGTTATAGATACAAGTACAGAATGTTTAACGATGATGTCCAG GGTACAGCAGGGGTTGCAGTAGCTGGTCTTTTAGGAGCGGTGAGGGCACAAGGGAGGTCAATGATTGACTTTCCAAAgcaaaaaattgttgttgctGGGGCTGGAAG TGCAGGATTGGGTGTTCTCAACGCTGCAAGGAAGACAATGGCAAGGATGTTAGGAAATAATGAATCTGCTTTTGATAGTGCACGGAGTCAATTCTGGGTAGTTGATGCCAAG GGCCTTATAACTGAGGACCGTGAAAACATTGATCCAGATGCAAAGCCTTTTGCTAGGAAGGTCAACGAAATCAGTCGCCAAGGACTATGGGAAGGCGCTAGTCTTGTTGAAGTG GTACAGCAAGTGAAACCTGATGTGCTTCTTGGATTATCTGCAGTTGGAGGATTGTTCTCAAAAGAG GTTTTGGAAGCCATGAGAGGTTCAACTTCAACTAGACCTGCCATCTTTGCAATGTCAAACCCCACAAATAATG CTGAATGCACCCCAGAAGAAGCATTTTCCATTGTTGGTGacaatattatatttgcaAGTGGAAGCCCATTTAAAGATGTTGATCTTG TTTGCTGA
- the LOC102612891 gene encoding phragmoplastin DRP1E has translation MTTMESLIGLVNRIQRACTMLGDYGGGDNAFSSLWEALPSVAVVGGQSSGKSSVLESVVGRDFLPRGSGIVTRRPLVLQLHKTEDGSQEYAEFLHLPKRRFTDFSMVRKEIQDETDRVTGKTKQISPIPIHLSIYSPNVVNLTLIDLPGLTKVAVEGQPDTIVEDIESMVRSYVEKPNSVILAISPANQDIATSDAMKLAREVDPTGERTFGVLTKLDLMDKGTNALDVLEGRSYRLQHPWVGIVNRSQADINRNIDMIVARRKEREYFATSPDYGHLAGKMGSEYLAKLLSKHLESVIRSRIPSITSLINKSIEELESEMDHLGRPIAVDAGAQLYTILELCRAFDRIFKEHLDGGRPGGDRIYGVFDNQLPAALRKLPFDRHLSLQNVKKVVSEADGYQPHLIAPEQGYRRLIEGSLSYFRGPAEASADAVHFVLKELVRKSIGETQELKRFPTLQAEIAAAANEALERFRDEGRKTVIRLVDMEASYLTVEFFRKLPQEVEKAGNPGNSGNTASQAVDRYSDGHFRRIGSNVSSYVGMVSETLRTTIPKAIVYCQVREAKLSLLNHFYTQIGRKEAKQLGQLLDEDPAMMERRLQCAKRLELYKAARDEIDSVSWAR, from the exons atgactaCGATGGAGAGCTTGATCGGGTTGGTGAATCGGATTCAGAGAGCGTGCACTATGCTCGGAGATTATGGAGGTGGCGACAAcgctttctcttctctttggGAAGCTCTTCCTTCCGTTGCTGTCGTCGGTGGCCAGAGTTCAGGCAAATCTTCGGTGCTCGAAAGCGTTGTCGGCCGTGACTTTCTTCCTAGAGGATCCG GGATTGTGACGAGGCGGCCGTTGGTACTGCAGCTTCACAAGACAGAAGATGGTTCACAGGAGTATGCTGAGTTTCTTCACTTGCCTAAAAGACGATTCACTGATTTCT CCATGGTTCGTAAGGAAATTCAGGATGAGACTGATAGGGTAACTGGGAAGACGAAACAAATTTCTCCGATACCTATCCATCTTAGCATCTACTCTCCAAATG TTGTCAACTTAACCCTGATCGATTTACCTGGTCTGACCAAAGTCGCTGTTG AGGGACAACCCGATACTATTGTCGAAGACATTGAATCCATGGTGCGATCTTATGTTGAGAAG CCTAATTCCGTCATATTAGCAATATCTCCAGCCAATCAAGATATTGCAACTTCTGATGCAATGAAGCTCGCAAGAGAAGTGGATCCCACTG GTGAACGGACATTTGGGGTGTTGACGAAGCTGGATTTGATGGACAAAGGAACCAATGCATTGGAT GTGCTAGAAGGAAGATCTTATCGACTACAACATCCTTGGGTTGGAATTGTGAACCGCTCCCAAGCTGATATAAACAGAAACATTGACATGATCGTTGCAAGGCGCAAGGAGCGTGAGTACTTTGCTACCAGTCCGGACTATGGACACTTAGCCGGCAAAATGGGTTCAGAGTATCTTGCAAAGCTTCTGTCAAAG CACTTGGAATCTGTAATTAGGTCTCGGATACCAAGCATCACTTCCTTAATAAACAAAAGCATTGAAGAACTTGAATCTGAGATGGACCATCTTGGTCGGCCTATTGCTGTTGATGCTGGG GCTCAACTATACACGATTTTGGAACTATGCCGAGCATTTGACCGGATATTCAAGGAGCATCTGGATGGAGG GCGACCTGGAGGTGATCGTATTTATGGAGTCTTCGACAACCAGCTTCCTGCTGCTTTGAGGAAGCTTCCATTTGACCGGCATCTGTCTCTGCAGAATGTAAAGAAAGTAGTATCGGAGGCAGATGGTTATCAGCCTCACTTGATTGCCCCAGAGCAAGGTTATCGACGCCTAATTGAAGGTTCACTGAGTTATTTCCGAGGTCCAGCTGAAGCTTCTGCGGATGCG GTGCATTTTGTATTGAAAGAGCTTGTGAGGAAGTCAATTGGAGAAACTCAG GAGTTGAAGCGCTTCCCAACTCTGCAAGCTGAGATAGCAGCTGCTGCGAATGAGGCTTTGGAAAGGTTCCGTGATGAGGGCAGGAAGACAGTTATCCGTTTGGTGGATATGGAAGCTTCATATTTAACAGTTGAATTCTTTCGTAAGCTTCCCCAGGAAGTGGAGAAAGCAGGAAATCCTGGAAATTCTGGAAATACTGCTTCCCAGGCAGTTGATCGGTATTCAGATGGTCACTTTAGGAGGATAGGATCAAATGTGTCCTCATATGTGGGTATGGTGTCGGAAACACTTAGGACCACTATTCCTAAGGCAATTGTTTATTGCCAAGTTAGGGAGGCCAAGCTGTCATTATTAAATCACTTCTACACTCAAATAGGCAGGAAAGAG GCTAAGCAGCTTGGACAATTGTTGGATGAAGACCCAGCCATGATGGAAAGGAGACTACAGTGTGCTAAGAGGCTTGAATTGTACAAGGCAGCGAGGGATGAGATAGATTCAGTTTCATGGGCTCGATGA
- the LOC102611795 gene encoding uncharacterized protein LOC102611795 isoform X1, whose product MGVMSMRICLSHLQLWQIPRPKIHLRKSRSSPGLYASPSITEYRSSCFCSQQAQAAARGVLQNKPMVKEIESVGAFQKLPMVMPSVDILSSALKKAKRVSATKGISNIAKRERNKAAKQLDALMKELAVPLRDYVANFPNRKCLHPYERSLTELTLGDGNYEKVLKNVDALRKKVVSAGKEHASLCAKSLSKREAEERLSEGLQRLEEVFNREGKAVDDLLNIAKTLRAMPVVDLETPTLCLVGAPNVGKSSLVRVISTGKPEVCNYPFTTRGILMGHINLGYQNFQITDTPGLLQRRDEDRNNLEKLTLAVLTHLPTAILFVHDLSGECGTSPSDQFTIYKEIKERFSDHIWLDVVSKCDLLQTSPVAYVTEDEDSEHLEMASYRKMGPDGAIRVSVMNEEGLNELKDRVYQMLVGQMDRIKSRSNEDNAEVAT is encoded by the exons ATGGGTGTGATGAGTATGAGAATATGTTTAAGCCATTTACAGCTATGGCAAATTCCTCGCCCTAAAATTCATCTTCGAAAATCTCGATCGTCACCAG GCTTATACGCGTCTCCATCAATAACAGAATATCGGAGCTCGTGCTTTTGTAGTCAACAAGCGCAGGCCGCCGCCCGCGGAGTTTTGCAGAACAAGCCGAtg gTAAAGGAAATTGAAAGTGTTGGTGCATTTCAAAAATTACCTATGGTGATGCCATCTGTTGATATTTTGTCCTCGGCTTTAAAGAAGGCCAAAAGAGTCTCAGCAACCAAAG gCATTTCCAATATCGCCAAGCGAGAGAGGAACAAAGCTGCTAAGCAACTTGATGCGCTGATGAAA GAATTGGCAGTTCCATTGAGAGACTATGTTGCAAATTTTCCTAATAGAAAATGTTTGCACCCTTATGAACGGTCTCTTACTGAGCTGACACTTGGGGATGGAAACTATGAAAAG GTTTTGAAAAATGTGGATGCTCTGAGAAAGAAGGTTGTATCAGCTGGAAAAGAGCATGCTTCCCTCTGTGCAAAG TCTTTGTCAAAAAGAGAAGCGGAGGAAAGGTTGAGTGAG GGTTTACAGAGACTCGAGGAAGTATTTAACCGTGAAGGAAAAGCTGTTGATGATTTATTGAACATTGCCAAg ACTTTGCGGGCAATGCCTGTTGTTGATCTTGAAACACCTACTCTCTGTCTCGTTGGAGCTCCTAATGTGGGGAAGTCATCCTTGGTTCGTGTAATCTCCACTGGAAAGCCTGAG GTCtgcaactacccatttaccaCCAGAGGAATTCTGATGGGTCACATTAATTTAGGCTACCAGAATTTTCAG ATCACTGACACCCCTGGCCTATTGCAGAGACGTGATG AGGACAGGAACAATTTGGAGAAGTTAACTCTTGCAGTCCTCACTCATTTGCCAACAGCGATACTATTTGTCCATGATCTCTCTGGAGAATGTGGAACTTCACCTTCTGATCAG TTCACGATATACAAAGAGATTAAGGAAAGGTTCAGCGATCATATTTGGCTTGATGTTGTCTCAAAATGCGATCTGTTGCAAACATCTCCTGTAGCTTACGTCACAGAAGATGAGGATAGTGAGCATCTTGAAATGGCTAGTTACCGGAAAATGGGACCTGATGGAGCGATCCGTGTATCGGTGATGAATGAAGAAGGCCTCAATGAG CTTAAGGATAGGGTGTACCAGATGCTAGTTGGACAGATGGACCGGATCAAAAGTCGGAGCAATGAAGATAATGCAGAAGTTGCTACTTAA
- the LOC102611795 gene encoding uncharacterized protein LOC102611795 isoform X2, protein MGVMSMRICLSHLQLWQIPRPKIHLRKSRSSPGLYASPSITEYRSSCFCSQQAQAAARGVLQNKPMVKEIESVGAFQKLPMVMPSVDILSSALKKAKRVSATKVPLRDYVANFPNRKCLHPYERSLTELTLGDGNYEKVLKNVDALRKKVVSAGKEHASLCAKSLSKREAEERLSEGLQRLEEVFNREGKAVDDLLNIAKTLRAMPVVDLETPTLCLVGAPNVGKSSLVRVISTGKPEVCNYPFTTRGILMGHINLGYQNFQITDTPGLLQRRDEDRNNLEKLTLAVLTHLPTAILFVHDLSGECGTSPSDQFTIYKEIKERFSDHIWLDVVSKCDLLQTSPVAYVTEDEDSEHLEMASYRKMGPDGAIRVSVMNEEGLNELKDRVYQMLVGQMDRIKSRSNEDNAEVAT, encoded by the exons ATGGGTGTGATGAGTATGAGAATATGTTTAAGCCATTTACAGCTATGGCAAATTCCTCGCCCTAAAATTCATCTTCGAAAATCTCGATCGTCACCAG GCTTATACGCGTCTCCATCAATAACAGAATATCGGAGCTCGTGCTTTTGTAGTCAACAAGCGCAGGCCGCCGCCCGCGGAGTTTTGCAGAACAAGCCGAtg gTAAAGGAAATTGAAAGTGTTGGTGCATTTCAAAAATTACCTATGGTGATGCCATCTGTTGATATTTTGTCCTCGGCTTTAAAGAAGGCCAAAAGAGTCTCAGCAACCAAAG TTCCATTGAGAGACTATGTTGCAAATTTTCCTAATAGAAAATGTTTGCACCCTTATGAACGGTCTCTTACTGAGCTGACACTTGGGGATGGAAACTATGAAAAG GTTTTGAAAAATGTGGATGCTCTGAGAAAGAAGGTTGTATCAGCTGGAAAAGAGCATGCTTCCCTCTGTGCAAAG TCTTTGTCAAAAAGAGAAGCGGAGGAAAGGTTGAGTGAG GGTTTACAGAGACTCGAGGAAGTATTTAACCGTGAAGGAAAAGCTGTTGATGATTTATTGAACATTGCCAAg ACTTTGCGGGCAATGCCTGTTGTTGATCTTGAAACACCTACTCTCTGTCTCGTTGGAGCTCCTAATGTGGGGAAGTCATCCTTGGTTCGTGTAATCTCCACTGGAAAGCCTGAG GTCtgcaactacccatttaccaCCAGAGGAATTCTGATGGGTCACATTAATTTAGGCTACCAGAATTTTCAG ATCACTGACACCCCTGGCCTATTGCAGAGACGTGATG AGGACAGGAACAATTTGGAGAAGTTAACTCTTGCAGTCCTCACTCATTTGCCAACAGCGATACTATTTGTCCATGATCTCTCTGGAGAATGTGGAACTTCACCTTCTGATCAG TTCACGATATACAAAGAGATTAAGGAAAGGTTCAGCGATCATATTTGGCTTGATGTTGTCTCAAAATGCGATCTGTTGCAAACATCTCCTGTAGCTTACGTCACAGAAGATGAGGATAGTGAGCATCTTGAAATGGCTAGTTACCGGAAAATGGGACCTGATGGAGCGATCCGTGTATCGGTGATGAATGAAGAAGGCCTCAATGAG CTTAAGGATAGGGTGTACCAGATGCTAGTTGGACAGATGGACCGGATCAAAAGTCGGAGCAATGAAGATAATGCAGAAGTTGCTACTTAA
- the LOC102612393 gene encoding phosphatidylinositol N-acetylglucosaminyltransferase subunit P isoform X1: protein MEDRHSVNSPRRILSFSKRRRATVSFLDQDDRTYSGFGPKTSEVYGFVGSITTVVATGIFLVWAYVPERCLNAIGIYYYPSRYWALAVPAYAMVTLVLALVFYIGLNFMSTPPPTSLNKMFDEFTREASSCSPEGDDRPIEPISDISIDKINALMFNDVN, encoded by the exons ATGGAAGATCGACATTCAGTAAATAGTCCAAGAAGGATTCTGAGTTTCTCAAAGAGAAGGAGAGCCACTGTTTCATTTTTGGATCAAGATGACAGAACTTATTCTGGGTTTGGTCCAAAAACTTCTGAAGTTTATGGCTTTGTCGGATCCATCACCACCGTTGTCGCTACAGGc ATTTTCTTGGTGTGGGCATATGTTCCTGAACGCTGTTTAAATGCAATCGGGATTTACTACTATCCTAGTAG GTATTGGGCGTTGGCGGTGCCAGCTTATGCTATGGTGACACTAGTATTAGCACTTGTGTTTTATATTGGTCTCAATTTCATGTCCACTCCCCCTCCGACTTCGTTGAATAAAATGTTCG ACGAGTTCACCAGAGAAGCTTCTTCATGCTCACCGGAGGGAGATGACCGGCCTATTGAGCCCATATCTGATATTTCAATTGACAAAATCAATGCTCTCATGTTCAATGATGTAAATTGA
- the LOC102612393 gene encoding phosphatidylinositol N-acetylglucosaminyltransferase subunit P isoform X2, which produces MEDRHSVNSPRRILSFSKRRRATVSFLDQDDRTYSGFGPKTSEVYGFVGSITTVVATGIFLVWAYVPERCLNAIGIYYYPSRYWALAVPAYAMVTLVLALVFYIGLNFMSTPPPTSLNKIRVHQRSFFMLTGGR; this is translated from the exons ATGGAAGATCGACATTCAGTAAATAGTCCAAGAAGGATTCTGAGTTTCTCAAAGAGAAGGAGAGCCACTGTTTCATTTTTGGATCAAGATGACAGAACTTATTCTGGGTTTGGTCCAAAAACTTCTGAAGTTTATGGCTTTGTCGGATCCATCACCACCGTTGTCGCTACAGGc ATTTTCTTGGTGTGGGCATATGTTCCTGAACGCTGTTTAAATGCAATCGGGATTTACTACTATCCTAGTAG GTATTGGGCGTTGGCGGTGCCAGCTTATGCTATGGTGACACTAGTATTAGCACTTGTGTTTTATATTGGTCTCAATTTCATGTCCACTCCCCCTCCGACTTCGTTGAATAAAAT ACGAGTTCACCAGAGAAGCTTCTTCATGCTCACCGGAGGGAGATGA
- the LOC102611020 gene encoding UMP-CMP kinase 3 gives MGTVVETPVKEADATVTVKKPTVVFVLGGPGSGKGTQCANIVEHFGYTHLSAGDLLRAEIKSGSENGTMIQNMIKEGKIVPSEVTIKLLQKAMEESGNDKFLIDGFPRNEENRAAFEAVTKIEPEFVLFFDCSEEEMERRILNRNQGREDDNVETIRKRFKVFLESSLPVVQYYEAKGKVRKIDAAKPVAEVFDAVKAVFTPKDEKAAA, from the exons ATGGGAACTGTGGTTGAAACTCCTGTCAAG GAAGCAGATGCTACCGTAACTGTGAAGAAGCCCactgttgtttttgttttgg GTGGACCAGGCAGTGGAAAAGGAACCCAGTGCGCAAACATTGTTGAACACTTTGGATACACCCATCTCAGTGCTGGTGATCTTCTCAGAGCCGAAATCAAATCTGGCTCTGAAAATGG AACCATGATTCAGAACATGATTAAAGAGGGAAAAATCGTTCCTTCAGAGGTCACAATTAAGCTTCTCCAAAAAGCAATGGAGGAAAGTGGAAATGATAAATTTCTCATCGATGGTTTTCCCAGGAACGAGGAAAATCGTGCTGCATTTGAAGCTGTT ACCAAAATTGAGCCAGAATTCGTTCTGTTTTTTGACTGTTCTGAGGAGGAGATGGAGAGGCGCATTTTGAATAGGAATCAG GGAAGAGAAGATGATAACGTTGAGACAATTAGGAAGCGGTTTAAGGTTTTCTTAGAATCTAGTCTCCCTGTGGTTCAATATTATGAAGCTAAGGGTAAAGTTCGGAAG ATTGATGCTGCAAAGCCTGTTGCAGAGGTTTTTGATGCTGTTAAAGCTGTTTTTACCCCAAAAGATGAGAAG GCTGCTGCTTAG